Proteins from a genomic interval of Myxococcales bacterium:
- the pgeF gene encoding peptidoglycan editing factor PgeF: protein MTELLSWKSALLEAAGLTGVFYGRVGGASSGELSSLNLGAQVGDSPAALAENERRVLADLRAVGLYLPQQIHGDQVCRVRHPVAGVVRGEPGDAVITDEVGLAIGVLTADCVPILFGSRDGGAIGVIHAGWRGLRAGLIGRAIERFTGAFRYQPRDIVAAIGPAIGPRAYEVDRALAAEFLRERPELGGVIWPDRRRKPHLDLRLMALNDLLGAGLESEAVEIVGPTTEDERFFSHRRSGGRAGRQLSAVLRNS from the coding sequence ATGACTGAATTGTTGTCATGGAAAAGCGCCTTGCTGGAAGCCGCCGGCTTGACCGGCGTGTTTTACGGCCGCGTGGGCGGCGCCAGCTCGGGTGAATTGTCGTCGCTGAATCTGGGCGCTCAGGTGGGCGACTCCCCAGCGGCCCTGGCCGAAAACGAGCGGCGCGTGCTGGCCGATCTGCGGGCAGTCGGCCTGTATCTGCCGCAGCAGATTCACGGCGACCAAGTGTGTCGCGTGCGTCATCCGGTGGCGGGCGTGGTGCGCGGCGAGCCAGGCGACGCGGTGATTACCGACGAGGTCGGCCTGGCGATCGGCGTTTTGACCGCCGATTGCGTGCCGATTCTTTTCGGTTCGCGGGACGGTGGCGCGATCGGGGTCATTCATGCCGGTTGGCGCGGGTTGCGGGCCGGGTTGATCGGCCGGGCGATCGAACGGTTTACCGGCGCTTTCCGTTACCAACCGCGGGACATCGTGGCGGCGATCGGCCCGGCGATCGGTCCGCGAGCCTATGAAGTGGATCGCGCGCTGGCCGCCGAATTTCTCCGCGAACGACCCGAATTGGGCGGGGTGATCTGGCCGGACAGGCGCCGAAAACCGCATCTCGATTTGCGCCTGATGGCGCTAAACGATCTGCTTGGCGCGGGCTTGGAGTCCGAGGCGGTGGAGATAGTCGGTCCAACTACCGAAGATGAAAGGTTTTTTTCGCACCGGCGGTCGGGCGGACGCGCCGGACGGCAACTTTCCGCCGTGCTTCGCAACTCTTGA
- a CDS encoding HAD family hydrolase, translating to MTEPSFAGLALPRLQELLARIERTRLGVLGDFCLDVYWFLDPSAAELSLETGLPTQPVAEQRCELGGAGNVVNNLRAIGCRRIEAFGVGGADPWGRELRRLLAEAGTVTDGLLEEARQWATPAYIKPHRNDEETNRLDFGNFNRLPDETAARLIAALAARLDELDLVVVNEQVAQGIHTERLRRELAALMRARPDKRFIVDSRHHSEAYPDAWLKINDREAAHLIGAAYPEGARIRLEDTKRAAGELFARHRRPVFVTRGPRGLVVGDETGLGEIPGIQIFGKVDPVGAGDSLLAGVAAATAAGATVLEAATFGNLVASVTVQKWRQTGTATPAEILAAGADPDYVYRPELAEDIRRVRYLPGTEFEVVGDRRPPARVTHVIFDHDGTISTLREGWERIMEPMMIRAILGPRYESADDSLYHRVVDRVRDFIDKSTGIQTLAQMQGLARMVREFGCVPEADVLDEHGYKKIYNDALLAVVRRRIAKFDAAELSLADYTVKNAVRLLEALRRAGVRLYLASGTDEQDVVAEAEALGYAGLFAGAIYGAVGDVRHEAKRLVIERILGEIGDPAGLVAIGDGPVEIRETHKRGGYAIGVATDELRRFGLNEAKRARLVRAGADLIIPDYSQLPALLRFLNVAE from the coding sequence ATGACCGAACCATCATTCGCGGGGCTGGCCTTGCCGAGGTTGCAAGAGCTGTTGGCGCGGATCGAGCGGACGCGCCTGGGCGTTCTCGGCGATTTCTGCCTGGACGTGTATTGGTTTCTCGATCCGAGCGCGGCGGAGCTTTCCCTGGAAACGGGTCTGCCCACGCAACCCGTGGCCGAACAGCGCTGCGAATTGGGCGGCGCAGGCAACGTGGTCAACAACTTGCGGGCCATCGGCTGCCGGCGCATCGAAGCCTTCGGCGTCGGCGGCGCGGACCCGTGGGGCCGCGAATTGCGCCGGCTGCTCGCCGAAGCCGGCACCGTCACGGACGGTTTGCTCGAGGAAGCGCGGCAGTGGGCCACACCGGCCTACATCAAGCCGCACCGCAACGACGAGGAAACCAACCGCCTGGATTTCGGCAACTTCAACCGGCTGCCGGACGAGACCGCCGCCCGGCTGATCGCGGCGCTCGCCGCCCGCCTGGACGAACTCGATCTGGTGGTGGTCAACGAGCAGGTCGCGCAGGGGATCCATACCGAACGCCTGCGGCGCGAACTCGCCGCGTTGATGCGGGCGCGGCCCGACAAACGGTTCATCGTCGACAGCCGGCATCACAGCGAGGCCTACCCGGACGCGTGGCTGAAGATCAACGATCGCGAGGCGGCGCACTTGATCGGCGCGGCGTATCCGGAGGGAGCGCGGATTCGGCTCGAGGACACGAAACGCGCGGCGGGCGAGTTGTTCGCGCGGCATCGCCGGCCGGTGTTCGTCACGCGCGGGCCGCGCGGCCTGGTGGTCGGCGACGAAACCGGGCTCGGCGAAATTCCCGGCATTCAGATTTTCGGGAAGGTGGACCCGGTCGGCGCTGGCGATTCGCTGCTGGCCGGCGTGGCCGCCGCGACGGCGGCTGGCGCGACGGTGCTCGAGGCGGCGACCTTCGGCAACCTCGTGGCGTCGGTCACCGTGCAGAAGTGGCGGCAGACCGGCACGGCGACGCCGGCGGAAATTCTGGCGGCCGGCGCCGATCCCGACTACGTTTATCGGCCCGAACTGGCGGAGGACATCCGGCGGGTTCGCTATCTGCCGGGGACGGAATTCGAGGTGGTCGGCGACCGCCGGCCCCCGGCGCGTGTCACGCATGTGATCTTCGACCACGACGGCACGATCTCGACCTTGCGCGAAGGTTGGGAACGGATCATGGAGCCGATGATGATCCGGGCGATTCTCGGCCCGCGTTACGAATCGGCCGACGATTCGCTCTATCATCGGGTCGTCGACCGCGTCCGCGATTTCATCGACAAATCGACCGGCATCCAGACGCTGGCCCAGATGCAGGGCCTGGCGCGCATGGTGCGCGAATTCGGCTGCGTGCCGGAAGCCGACGTGCTCGACGAACACGGCTACAAGAAAATCTACAACGACGCGCTGCTGGCGGTGGTGCGGCGGCGCATCGCCAAGTTCGACGCGGCGGAGCTTTCGCTGGCCGACTACACGGTGAAAAACGCCGTCCGCCTGCTGGAGGCCTTGCGCCGCGCCGGCGTCCGGCTCTACCTGGCCAGCGGTACGGACGAACAGGACGTCGTCGCGGAGGCCGAAGCGTTGGGTTACGCCGGCTTGTTCGCGGGCGCGATCTACGGCGCGGTCGGCGACGTGCGTCACGAGGCCAAGCGGTTGGTCATCGAACGGATCCTCGGCGAAATCGGCGATCCGGCGGGGCTGGTGGCGATCGGCGACGGGCCGGTGGAAATCCGTGAAACCCACAAGCGCGGGGGTTACGCGATCGGCGTCGCCACCGACGAACTGCGGCGCTTCGGCCTGAACGAGGCGAAACGAGCCCGCCTGGTGCGGGCCGGGGCCGACCTGATCATTCCCGATTATTCGCAACTGCCCGCGCTGCTCCGATTTCTCAACGTGGCGGAGTAA
- a CDS encoding RluA family pseudouridine synthase yields METHRFAVTAALAGRRLDNALALLLPELSRSRAAQLIKDGCVTVDGHAAKPAAALREGQWIEAAIAPRPTMDLVPQELALDIVYEDEHLLVVNKAAGMVVHPAAGNPDGTLVNALLFHVPELADQKVDDRPGIVHRLDKGTSGLLVIGKTGPATHSLQRQFAGRTVTKKYLAVVIGEPKTKEGRIDLAIGRHVTERKKISSRTAKARPATTLYRVEASRGGVSLLTCTLLTGRTHQIRVHCSESGWPLAGDETYGGGRVVKHIADEDLRAACRALQRPALHARHLEFDHPATGARLAFTAPVPMDLQPLLNLMGYPHD; encoded by the coding sequence ATGGAAACGCACCGTTTCGCCGTGACCGCCGCGCTGGCCGGCCGGCGCCTGGACAACGCCCTGGCGCTGCTGTTGCCCGAGCTGTCGCGCAGCCGCGCGGCGCAGTTGATCAAGGATGGGTGCGTGACCGTCGACGGCCACGCCGCCAAACCCGCCGCCGCGCTACGCGAGGGGCAATGGATCGAGGCGGCGATCGCGCCGCGACCGACCATGGATCTGGTGCCGCAGGAACTGGCCCTCGATATCGTTTACGAGGACGAACATCTGCTGGTGGTGAACAAGGCGGCCGGCATGGTAGTGCATCCGGCGGCGGGAAATCCGGACGGCACCCTGGTGAACGCCTTGCTGTTTCACGTTCCCGAACTGGCCGATCAAAAGGTGGACGACCGGCCGGGCATCGTGCACCGGCTCGACAAAGGCACCAGCGGTCTGCTGGTGATCGGCAAAACCGGCCCCGCCACGCATTCACTGCAACGGCAGTTCGCCGGCCGCACGGTTACGAAAAAATACCTGGCGGTCGTCATCGGCGAACCTAAAACGAAAGAAGGGCGGATCGATCTGGCGATCGGCCGTCACGTCACCGAACGAAAAAAGATCAGCAGCCGCACGGCGAAGGCGCGTCCGGCGACGACCCTGTACCGGGTCGAGGCGAGCCGGGGCGGCGTCAGTCTGCTCACCTGCACCCTGTTGACTGGGCGCACGCACCAAATCCGCGTGCATTGTTCCGAAAGCGGCTGGCCGCTGGCCGGCGACGAAACCTACGGTGGTGGGCGCGTCGTCAAACACATCGCCGACGAGGATTTGCGGGCGGCGTGCCGGGCTCTGCAACGACCGGCGCTGCACGCGCGCCACCTGGAATTCGACCATCCGGCGACCGGAGCGCGGCTGGCGTTCACCGCGCCGGTCCCCATGGATTTGCAGCCGTTGTTGAATCTGATGGGATATCCACATGACTGA
- a CDS encoding STAS domain-containing protein, translating into MKYTTQENPDNILIIRMIERDLFTHQPECFEKEILALIKIAEGRLVFNFSQLNSFDSNLLRVLTSALKESLKYPCGDIKLVGLNSIMRHILHLSHLDCVFCHYESEADAVTAFQSPAISEILHRHSIDN; encoded by the coding sequence ATGAAGTACACAACCCAGGAAAACCCAGACAACATACTGATCATTCGGATGATCGAAAGAGATCTCTTCACCCACCAACCCGAATGTTTCGAGAAGGAAATATTGGCTCTGATCAAGATCGCCGAAGGGCGGCTGGTGTTCAACTTTTCGCAGCTCAATTCGTTCGATTCCAACCTGCTGCGGGTGCTCACCTCCGCCTTGAAAGAATCGCTCAAGTACCCCTGCGGCGATATCAAATTGGTCGGCCTGAATTCCATCATGCGGCACATCCTCCACCTCAGCCATCTGGACTGTGTGTTCTGTCATTACGAGAGCGAGGCCGACGCCGTCACGGCTTTCCAATCGCCGGCCATCTCCGAAATCCTGCACCGCCATTCGATCGATAACTGA
- a CDS encoding sigma-54-dependent Fis family transcriptional regulator has translation MAMKNDILVVDDDSQIRSALLRLFRKSGHEIVAAESGEAAVKLLEKQPFDLLISDLRMPGMDGIALLRKAKQWDPEIDVIILTGSNSVADAVRAIKYGAYDYLEKPVQGERLLAIVTHIFERRQLKQQARVLEAWEKQNYLYHGMVGKSRPMQLVFQAVQRMARYDSPVLVVGETGTGKDLVAKAIHQISPRAAGPFVAVNGAGLIDSLFESQLFGHRKGSFTGALKDQIGLMEAANGGSLFIDEVGDLSLASQAKLLRALETGEILPVGDTRSRQVDIRLIAATNRNLARDMKDGRFREDLYYRLRGFFIPLPPLREREEDIALLAKYFFRQTVRENGLSVEGFEPRIYEVFEAYSWPGNVRELKQAVTAAAIMASDKLIVIGDLTPELQTFAGSLQEPRVPSAPAPITDRTQPVVPVAPDPRPTLSAGDLSIAHFNKEHVKQVLQLAKGRKGKAAVLLGVSRHTLYRMLKKYDL, from the coding sequence ATGGCGATGAAAAACGACATTCTGGTCGTTGACGACGATTCCCAGATCCGGTCCGCATTGCTGCGGCTGTTTCGAAAAAGCGGCCATGAGATCGTCGCGGCCGAAAGCGGCGAGGCCGCGGTCAAGCTGCTGGAAAAACAGCCGTTCGATCTGCTGATTTCCGATTTGCGGATGCCCGGCATGGACGGCATCGCCCTGTTGCGCAAAGCCAAGCAATGGGATCCGGAAATCGACGTCATTATCCTGACCGGTTCCAATTCGGTGGCGGACGCGGTTCGCGCCATCAAATACGGGGCCTACGATTACCTCGAAAAACCCGTGCAGGGCGAGCGATTGCTGGCGATCGTCACCCATATTTTCGAGCGGCGGCAGTTGAAGCAGCAGGCGCGTGTCCTCGAGGCCTGGGAGAAGCAGAATTACCTTTACCACGGCATGGTCGGCAAAAGCCGGCCGATGCAGTTGGTCTTTCAAGCCGTCCAGCGCATGGCGCGTTACGACAGCCCGGTGCTCGTCGTCGGCGAAACCGGAACGGGCAAGGACCTGGTCGCCAAGGCGATCCACCAAATCAGTCCGCGGGCGGCGGGACCGTTCGTGGCCGTAAACGGTGCCGGACTGATCGACAGCCTGTTCGAGAGTCAGTTGTTCGGCCATCGCAAGGGTTCGTTCACCGGCGCGCTCAAGGATCAAATCGGTTTGATGGAAGCGGCGAACGGCGGCTCGTTGTTCATCGACGAGGTCGGCGATTTGTCGCTGGCGAGCCAGGCCAAACTGTTGCGCGCCCTGGAGACCGGCGAGATTTTGCCGGTAGGCGATACCCGCTCGCGCCAGGTCGACATCCGCCTGATCGCGGCCACCAATCGCAACCTGGCGCGGGACATGAAAGACGGCCGCTTTCGCGAGGATCTGTATTACCGCCTGCGCGGTTTTTTCATCCCGCTGCCGCCCCTGCGCGAACGCGAGGAGGATATCGCGCTGTTGGCCAAGTACTTCTTCCGGCAGACGGTTCGGGAAAACGGCCTGTCGGTGGAGGGCTTCGAGCCGCGCATCTACGAGGTTTTCGAGGCGTATTCCTGGCCGGGGAACGTGCGCGAGTTGAAGCAAGCCGTCACGGCCGCGGCGATCATGGCGTCGGACAAGCTGATCGTTATCGGCGATCTGACGCCGGAACTTCAAACCTTTGCCGGCTCCCTTCAGGAACCGCGTGTGCCGAGCGCGCCCGCGCCGATCACCGACCGGACGCAACCGGTCGTCCCGGTGGCGCCGGACCCGCGGCCGACGCTGTCCGCCGGCGACCTGTCGATCGCGCACTTCAACAAGGAACACGTCAAGCAGGTGCTGCAACTGGCGAAGGGCCGCAAAGGCAAGGCGGCGGTCCTGCTCGGCGTTTCCCGTCACACGCTCTACCGGATGTTGAAAAAATACGATTTGTAA